TTGGCCGAGATGGTGGCAGCCCATGACAAAGGGGACGTCGAGGGCGCCGCGCAGATCAACCGTGAGCTCGTTCCGATCTTCGAGGCGTTGTTCATCACCTCGAACCCGATCCCGCTCAAGGCGGCCCTCGAGATGCTCGGCCTGCCGGCGGGTCCGGTCCGGTTGCCGCTCGTCGACGCCACCGAGGCCGAGCGGAACCGCGTTTCCAGCGCGCTGGCCGGTCTCGGGCTAATCTAGGTCGCTCGCTCCGGGATCGCCGGGGCGGGTGCCCGGGATCCGGGCGTACCAACCCCGCGACGAGGAGCCGGATGGCGACGAAGAAGCGGGGGCGTAAGAAGCCTGGGGGGGCTCGAAAAGCCGGTTCCGCATTCCGCAACGCAGCGGAAGGGATCCGCAAGGCGCTCGGCCCGCAGATCGGCGACGCCTACGGCATCGCGCTCACCGTCGTCGCGATCCTCGGCGCGCTCGGCATCTGGTTCCACAACGCCGGCCCGATCGGCGAATTCCTCGAGCTCACCTTCCGTGGAATGCTCGGCGCCGGAGGATTCGCGGCGCCGGTGCTCTTCGGCTACCTCGCCTACGCCATGTTCACGGTACGGCCCGGACCCGACCGGCCCCGCATCGTCATCGGCCTCTTCATCATCGTCGTCGGCCTGCTCGGCCTGTGGCATCTCGCGAAGGGGACGCCGGATGTGACCGCAGGCGGCGAAGCCCTCCGCAACGCGGGAGGCGTCGCCGGCGCCCTGAGCGCGGGGCCGCTGCACCGTCTCATGGGTCCGTGGGGCGCCGCGTTCACGCTCGTCGCCGTCCTCGCGCTCGGGTTGATGATCTTCACGAAGACGCCCGTGCGTCGCTTGATCGAATCGCTCGGGGAGCGCATCGCGGCCCGCCGGGCCCAGCGAGCGGCCTCGCGTCCGGTCGAGAAGCGGACCATCCCGGGGCTCGACGATCAGTCCGACAACGTCGTCGAGGAGCCCGAGGAAGATAACGAGGCGGACGAAGACGAGGAAGAGGACGACGAAGCCCACGAGCCCGTCCGTCCCCCGATGCTGGTCGAGATCCCCGAGGCGCAGCCCGCCCTCGCGCGCACGCCGGCGCCCAAGCGCCCGTACGTTCTGCCGTCGATGGAGCTTCTACGGAACGGAACAACCCTCACCGGCGGAACGAAGGGAACGGCCGACACGATCCGCGTCCTCGAGGCGACCATGCGCCAGTTCGAGGTGGACGCGACCGTGGCTCGGGTGACGCGGGGCCCGACCGTCACCCGCTTCGAGGTCGAGCTCGGGCCGGGCGTGAAGGTCAATCGCGTCGTCTCGCTGTCGCACGACATCGCGTACGCGCTCGCGACCCCCGATGTCCGGATCATCGCGCCGATCCCCGGCCGCTCGGCGATCGGGGTCGAAGTCCCGAACCGGGAGCGCGAGCTTGTGACGCTCCGAGACATCCTCACGTCTCCGAAGGGGAGCGGGGAGCGGCACCCGATGGCGGTCGGCGTGGGCAAGGACATCTCCGGAGAGCCGGTGATGGTGAATCTGACGACGATGCCGCATCTGCTCATCGCCGGGGCGACCGGGTCGGGGAAATCGACGTGCATCAACACGATGATCACGAGCATCCTGGCGCGCGCGCGTCCCGATCAGGTTCGCATGATCCTCGTCGACCCCAAGCGGGTCGAGCTGTCCCACTACAACGGCATCCCGCATCTGCTCGCGCCGGTGATCACCCATCCGAAGCGCGCCGCCGACGCCCTCGGCTGGGTCGTGCGCGAGATGGAGATCCGCTACGAGGACCTCGCGCGTTCGAACCAGCGTCAGATCGACAACTACAACGCAGCCGTCCTCGAAGGGAAGGTGACCAAGGAAGGGCTGCCGGTCACCGAGACGATGCCCTACATCCTGGTCGTCATCGACGAGCTGGCCGACCTCATGATGGTCGCCCCTCGCGACGTCGAGGACGCGATCTGTCGCATCGCGCAGATGGCTCGCGCGGTCGGCATCCACCTGCTCGTCGCCACCCAGCGCCCTT
This Actinomycetota bacterium DNA region includes the following protein-coding sequences:
- a CDS encoding dihydrodipicolinate synthase family protein, with the translated sequence LAEMVAAHDKGDVEGAAQINRELVPIFEALFITSNPIPLKAALEMLGLPAGPVRLPLVDATEAERNRVSSALAGLGLI
- a CDS encoding DNA translocase FtsK 4TM domain-containing protein is translated as MATKKRGRKKPGGARKAGSAFRNAAEGIRKALGPQIGDAYGIALTVVAILGALGIWFHNAGPIGEFLELTFRGMLGAGGFAAPVLFGYLAYAMFTVRPGPDRPRIVIGLFIIVVGLLGLWHLAKGTPDVTAGGEALRNAGGVAGALSAGPLHRLMGPWGAAFTLVAVLALGLMIFTKTPVRRLIESLGERIAARRAQRAASRPVEKRTIPGLDDQSDNVVEEPEEDNEADEDEEEDDEAHEPVRPPMLVEIPEAQPALARTPAPKRPYVLPSMELLRNGTTLTGGTKGTADTIRVLEATMRQFEVDATVARVTRGPTVTRFEVELGPGVKVNRVVSLSHDIAYALATPDVRIIAPIPGRSAIGVEVPNRERELVTLRDILTSPKGSGERHPMAVGVGKDISGEPVMVNLTTMPHLLIAGATGSGKSTCINTMITSILARARPDQVRMILVDPKRVELSHYNGIPHLLAPVITHPKRAADALGWVVREMEIRYEDLARSNQRQIDNYNAAVLEGKVTKEGLPVTETMPYILVVIDELADLMMVAPRDVEDAICRIAQMARAVGIHLLVATQRPSVDVVTGLIKANIPSRVAFATASQADSRVVLDQGGAEKLVGFGDMLFLPASMSKPRRVQGAYVSEQEIEAMVGHVRKQSDPDFADELTAEQITSAADTDLGNDDDLLWQAMELVVTSQLGSTSMLQRKLKVGFARAGRLMDLLEDRGVVGPSLGSKPREVLISPDELQEMRAART